The Deltaproteobacteria bacterium genomic sequence TCCAACGTCCAGGATTTCGTCGTCCCGAGCGGCGCGTCGACGTTCTCGCAGAAGATCGCGCAGCTCACCAGCATCTCGTCGGTCACGAAGGTCCGCTTGGGCGATCGCTCGCGCGAGACCGTCGTGCGCATGGCGTGGCCGCTGAAGGTCGAGATCGTCTCGCCCGACAACTTCAACAGCGGATGGACCACGAATATCCATCAGTCCTACGATCGCGCCGATACCGTCTCACACGACGGCGACGTGGAGTTCGGCAGCGTGGTCTCCAACTCGGGTGACTGGGCCGACGACTACCCGACCACGACGATCCAGTCCGGAGCTCAGCGCTACTTCTCCGCCGATTCCGAGGGCCACTGCTACAGCCGCTCGATCACGGCAGCCGGCGGCGTGCTGACGTCGATCAAAGATGGCAAGGGCTGCGACGACGACTGAGTCTCAGTGGAGCAACGGTCGCGCCGCGACGCGGTCGTTCGTCAGGCCTCGCTCGAGCTGAAGTACCGACTCGGGCGTGTATCGCCCCCGCGGTGACTCGATTGACCAGTCTGTGAGAAGCCGCAGGTCGAACGTGCCGCGGTGACCCTGGCGCAAGCTGGCGATCCTGAAGGGCTGGTTGAGGAGCGTGCCGTCCACGCTCTTGGCGGTTGCCCCATGGACATCGAACCAGAGGTGCTCCGCTCCGCCGCAGGTGTGGTCGTCGCCGTCGCCGTCCGTGGCGAGTCCGAGCTTGACGTGGAAGTCCCACTTCCGGTTCTTCGCGTACCTGCTCTGGAGCGCGAGGAACGAGGGAAGCCGCTCGCGCGCCAGCCGCTGCATGCGCTCGGTCTCGGCGGACGACACGTAGAAGATCGGGTCTGCCTCGATCATGGGGACGTAGCAGCGCGGCGTTTCCAGCCGCTCCGATGAGTCCTTCGCCGGGGCGAACAGGATTCCTCTCTCGCCGCCATGGTCGGCGTCCCGGTCTGTCATGCCGCCCAGAGTCACATCGACCTGCTGCAGCCCAGCCTCCCAGGGGAGCCACACGAGCGGAAGGTCATTACCCGCGTGGAACCGGGTATGCGGCGGCGGCACTCCGCAGTCGAGGAAGAACCTCGCGACGCTGTTGATCAGCTCCCCGAGCGCAGCCGCGTCGCGACGGCGGACGCCCACGACGTCCAGCTCTATGCAGCCCATCCGGTGCAGACCGTGGGTGTGCAACCACGTCCCGCGACCCTTCCGACTGTCGTCGAAGACGGAATGAACGCTGAAGAAGCTCGTCGGGGCGGGAGGGACGCTCGCGGACGCCGCGTCCCGCAACCAGTCGCCGGTCCTCGCGTGGAACGCATT encodes the following:
- a CDS encoding DUF4026 domain-containing protein, giving the protein NAFHARTGDWLRDAASASVPPAPTSFFSVHSVFDDSRKGRGTWLHTHGLHRMGCIELDVVGVRRRDAAALGELINSVARFFLDCGVPPPHTRFHAGNDLPLVWLPWEAGLQQVDVTLGGMTDRDADHGGERGILFAPAKDSSERLETPRCYVPMIEADPIFYVSSAETERMQRLARERLPSFLALQSRYAKNRKWDFHVKLGLATDGDGDDHTCGGAEHLWFDVHGATAKSVDGTLLNQPFRIASLRQGHRGTFDLRLLTDWSIESPRGRYTPESVLQLERGLTNDRVAARPLLH